The DNA sequence AAAGCCACTTAATTCTGCATCTGCCAAAATATGGAATACCCAGGTTCACTTATGGCATTGTAAAGAAATCAATAGTTACAAGCATCCACTCCCCATATAAGGGCACACAGAAGAAAGGGCTTTGCCATCTTCCCTCTAGTAAATACAAAGTACTCACATTGGGAAGATCTCTCATGTCATTGATGATGGACTCCAGGATAGATGACAGTGTCACCATAGGATCTGTCCGTCGTCTATGGATAGACTTGTGGGGTCGCTGGAAATCAAAAGGTAGAAAGACAGATACAGCTATGCCTCTCTGGAAAAGCAAAGCCAGCAACAGTGTGGCCAGGCATGAAGAGTGAAGACTAAAGCAAGGGTTAGACGGTGAGTGGGTCAGTGAGAAGCAAAGGAAGGAACACAGAGACTCACATTCAAATAATCACAATGAACAGTAGTCCCGACTCGGCGTTTCTTCTTGGGAGGAAGTTGCTGTTTAGGGAACTTGAGAACCAGCGATTTCCTTCTAACCTCATCTGCACTATAAAAACAATGCCAAGAGTGACCATCACTATGCCCTCCACCCCCAAGAAAGGTTCTGAAGTATCTAAAAATGGGTCTGGGGTTGGGAAGATAACTTAAGTCCGAAGCCCTGCAGGCATCCTTCTTCCAAGGCTCAGCTCTGACAGGACCTCACAGTATCTGTAACTTAATATGAAAGAAACAGGGCAAATCAcagcctctctaggcctcagtttcttcatatgtaaaataaaggagctgAATCAGATGATCTCCatggttctttccaactctagaatctatgattctaatttaggaaaaataaaagcttGGCCACAGGCCTCAACCCACATGGAggtaaagaagaaatccaagttgGTGTTGGAGTTCTCAAACCACACTCTTTCCCTACCCCAGTCAGTCAAGCCTCACCCCCTGTTCTCCTCCCAAAGATGACTTCTGCCAACTGACTTAGCACTGCTCTTATTTCCCTTCCTACATACGCTTGCTCCACCTGGCAACATTTTGCAAAAGTTACAGAACTGTTCATGTACTTTGAACCAGCAAATTCACTTTTGAGAATGCAGCCCAAGGGAAAAAGGCCAGGTTGTACAGAGATCTTCACAAATGGTGCTATTTTtagaactaaaaaacaaaaactggaaacaaaacccAAATACCCCCGAAAAGGGAAATGGGTTAAGCAAACTATGGTGTATGTACCCAAGGGTGTACTGTGCCATAGTTCTGTCAGTATCAAGCACCTGGACATGTGTTAGGAAAGAACACCAAGTTAAAAAAGCCCAGGGCTACATACAAATTGACTGCAGCTATGTCTTCTGTGGGTATGTATATACACTAACAAAGCTCAGAAGGGAGCTTGAGAGATGGTGTAACTAGTTTCGGATGTTTGGGGTTTTCTATAAAGCTGTTGAAGtcgattaaaaaaaatgtttaacttaaaaaaggaaaaaaatatatatatgtgtatatatatatatgtatgtatttaagtaTATGGCTATAGATTTCTGGCTGCTCCGGTTATCCCGCCATCTTGCCATCTCGCTACGTGACTGGCCTACCTCCTTTTCCAACCATATATCTCCTGGATGAGATCTTTTACGCCACTTCTTGATCGACAGTCATCATTAGTAATATGCTGCAGCCTTCTTCAGAGATTGGAGTGTTCCATCATGCACAGCCATATGCATCACCAGaaaaatattggtgttaaaaagatgggtTTTTGCTTCAGGGAGAGCAAGGGAGTGCTGCACTGGTACCCACAGAATGTGAAGAGACCTCAAGGAAGGCCTCCTGTATACTGGGTGGCCCACCTATGCAGGGCATGGACAAGAGTCCCACAGAATGAGTCGTGGTCTGCAGGGACTACTagattgatgagatcacaggtccattAAAAAAAGGGCTGCTTCTCCATGACATTTTTAATTCAATCCCTAAGGACAGAAGCCAGGTGGAGAAATGCACTGGAGTTCCTTAACCTACGTGGTGCTCTATCCTGTCATATTAGGAGGTGGCTAAGGGCATTGTGGGTAACTGTGACATGTTTCGAATCACAGAAGGTTAGagatcattgaatccaaccccttctttttacatatgaggagatTGAAGCTCAGAAAAAGGGAAGTGACAAGTTCAAGGTCAAAGGAAGCAGCAAGTGCTCAGTAAGCCCAGGGCTCCTGGTCCCACACCCACTCTAGCTCCTGCCTCTTGTGACAGCAGCCAGCCCACCCAGCCCCAATACCACTGGGCTCCAGATGCTTCCTGCTCCTCGGTCACCCCTTACCTCTCAATCAGCTGCTTTCCCAAGACAATCTTGGTCCCTTCCACCTTGATAAGCTCTTCATTATCATTAGGGATGACAGTTTTTTCAagctcctcctcctgctcctcggTCATGGCGACTGGATTGGAGGGTGGAGCATTGGTTTGGTAATACAGAGGGCAGAATTTGTTTGTCCTCATGTGCCCAATGGCACCACAAGCTCCACATTTTAGCTGGGAAAAGGAAAGTTACACCTCAGAGGTGACAGACACAAAGCAAGCAATAAACTAGCCACAGTCTCAGTTCTCCACCTTTGAATGGTGTCTCTCTACCCCATCATCCAAAGGCCTCTGGAGGAAAAACAGCCGTGCACAATTGCACAGATAAAACTATACCTGAATCTGAAAAGACAACCAGAGAAAAGATGTACGTGCCAAGTGTGAGCTATATGGAACTGGGAAGAAACTTCAAACAAGGCAGGGAATAAATACGTTATCACAATCTGGAGCTGTGCTGCTGGAAATAGGGAACATCATTCtccaaaaggaaggagaaagcagaTACTCAATACCTCCACATTTGCAACCAAATCTAGACTGAATGCCCTAAGTCtgcttcacttgtaaaatggggctggAAATTGAACCACCCTAGAGGGCACCcaatacaaatgttaaaaaaaaaaaaaaagatacatacacacatacatatacacacatgtatacacacaaacatatttgcatatatatacacatacacacaacacataccaatacaaatgtttttgaaaagatacatatatatacacgtgcatacgtatatacatacatacaaacatatatgcacatatatacatacacacaaacttatatgcacatatatacatacacacacccataacatatacatacacagctagtaaatgtctgaggcagaatttgaacccaggtcttcctgacttcaagtcccgcccattatccactgtaccacctgatAGCCTACCCTGCCATACACTGCTATTCTGGATGCTCACAGATACCTTCAAGTCAGGCCGTTCCTTCATTTTCTTGGGTTTCTTCTCAGGAGGACCTTTGAGCTTCTCCTTTTCCTGGTTCCGTTTGAGCCGCCTCAATTGTTCCTGGATCCTTCGCCTTTCCTTCCGCATCTCTTCCCGGTGTTGCTCATCAAACAGGGCAAATTTCCGACTAAAACAAACACATTTCCGGCAGGCTCTCTAAGACTGTTTTATCAGCACCTCAATGATGGGAGAATAACGGAACTTGTGAAAGCAGTAATGGTAACATGATACAGGGCCTCATGCAAGCCTGGACAGAGAAAGCCTCCAAAATGCAATCAACCTCCCCTTGCATTCACATACAGAGAATGTGTGGTATGAGGACCAAACATTCTCTCCTCATCCTCCAGAAGCTTAACACATTCCCCGCCCCACCCCCCAAACCCACTtgccctccctcacccccacccccaaagggcCATCAAAGCAGCCAACCAATCATCCCCAAATCAACCCAAAGTATCTTCTTTGGAACTTGCCTGGAAAAGCCAATGTAAATCAGCGCTCCCAAGGAAGTAAAACTGAGTGCCCAGGACTCCTTGATCAAAATCAATACTAGTACTGTCTAACCTTTGTCATTGAAGCTGAAGGTCAAGCTGAAGCCTGCTCCTGCAATGCTTTCCCTTTCTTGTAGATCCACAGCAAGGCCTAGGGCCCACACACTCACATGAATTCTTCGTCCTTTGTAGTCCGTATGCGTACGTAGGCATCGATGACAGCAGGTTTCCTCACAGTCTCACAGCGGACATACTCCTTCCCATCCTCATCCCGAAAGGTACGGTAAATCTTGAGGCAGCGACCCGTGGCTGAGGAGTTAAGACTGGTCACAGAGGCTGTGTCATCGTCCTTGTGAGAGCCTCCAGAGCTCACTGTTGGTGAGAGAAACGGCCTTTCAAACCTCTCTCTGTAACCCTGGGAAGCTAAACTCTTCTCTGCCCTGAGTGAAGACATGTAACACTGACAGCACAAAATGGTGGCTTAGAAGAGAGTATGCAAGGGAATGCAAGGGAAACAAGAGGTTCTGTTCATCACAACGTCAGTCCACCACTCTCACCAAACTCTACCTTCCCTGGCCACCCTCATGCTATTGGCGCACCTAGGCTGCTTTCAAGCCAACGTCAACTATTGCAGATGGCAAGTTCCCATCGTTCCCAATAgggctctctctctgtctctctgtctctcatttttcctttactGAGCTTCAGAGTCCAATCCACCTTTTTTACTAACCTTCTGGCTTCTCTAATCTCATCCCCCACTTTTCCTGTTGCGCCACACTCTGCCGCATATCATTTTGTGTTACGTACACAGTCCCTTTttgtccttcttctctttcttgccCGTTTCCTTGTCATTGGCACCTTCCTCACCCAGTAGCATTCGTTGTAATTCCTTCCGCTCCTGCTCCTCTCGCTCCCTCGATAGCTGAGAACTGGTTTTCTTGTTCTGTAGCATGTTCTCAATGTTCTTGCCCATTTCTTCGAAGTCGCTGTCCTCAGCCGAGCTGCTGTCGGTGTCAGTTGACAAAATCTCAGTCGATGACAAAACTCTGAAAGTAAGACCACCATGAAAACCAGCAAAACAACAACCCCACCGAGGTATGGTCCAAAGAGCTATAGAGTTTGGAGAGGCAAGCCAAGAAATGAACCCCACTAAGGGCCACCTCAAAGTTGCCAAGAAGTTGGAGAGACTCAAACAGAGATACAAAAAGCAAGTCTGATGAAGTGCTATAACCCTGTGCCAGCTAGCGGGGGAAACAAGTCAAAGGAGACCAATGGGAAACCAATTCTTTCACCAAGCCATTCCCAAAGACAAAATATCTGCCTTACCGCTTCTCCCAGACCCAAAGAAGCCATGAGGGGAAATTGTCCTGGCCCCTTCTGTCCCTTTAATATTCTTTCTTGTGTCACTCAGGACAGTGAGAGGGCTGGCTCCCTGACAGCCTTACTAGAGATACTAAGTTGCTCTGGAATCTCAGACTCTTGCCTCCTCAGTTACATTTCTGAGAGGCCCCTCCTACCCTTTCCAACTTTGGCTGCCAACAGCATTTTAGCAACACACTTGTTCTGTAAGTCGAAGATCCGTTGACACTCTTCTTTGTAGCGTTCTTGATGTTCAGCCACCGAAAATCTTGACCCTCGGGCAAATTTACTCATGGGGCCTTCTCCAGAGCGAGCCTGTTCTGTTGACATGGTGCGCACAACATCGATTACTTCCCACCGAGATAGCTTCTTGATCTGTGacaatatgcacacatatgcacacattcaGCTCTTTAAATGATTCTGGAAACAGGCTGAGGGACTGTGGGACCACAAAACCAAGTGAATGAAGTAGAAGGCTTTGGGGAGACTAGGCCCTGAAAAGAGCATACAGGGACTAGCATTATCCAACCTACCTTAGAAATCCCCAAACTGACCCTCACACCTGACTCCTGGCTTTACCCTCCACACAAAGCCCAGTCAGCCTCCTCCACACCAACCTCTTCCTCAGGTACACCAAATTTACGGAGAAGTTGCTTGGCATTTTTTAGAGAGAGGCGACGGAGATCTGCATCAGTTCCCGTGACTGTCTTCTTCACTGGCTGGGGTTCCTTATCATCCTATCTCAAAACATAAAAGAGTAAGGAAACCCCAGAATATCTGCTCTTGCAACTAGCCTACCACTCTGAAGGTCTCCCTCTACTCTAGTCTGTAGGCAATGCCCCTCCCAGTGAAGTCACCTTGCACACGCCCTCACAGCCCTGGCCACAGTCTCACCTTCTGCTGGGTTGGTTTGTTTGGAATCTTCACATAGGAGAAGCCTTCCCCACACCCTGTTGGATCTGCCACCCCAGTCACTTCCAGGAGACACTTGCCCTTCATGGCTGCAATGAAAGCCCTTGTAGTGTTCCAGGGGGCAGTACGCACCTAAATCAGACAGGAGAGTTTGGAAAGTATGAGAGCCCTTCTACTCAGCCTCCCCCCCAAAAGAACAAGGAGATCTTTGAAGGTGCACACAACATCGTTCTCCTTTCTCCCACAACCTCCAAAGTGGGTTAAGCTGGCTGACCATGGTGAAGACATACTCTTCGCTATTCAGAACTTCACCGCCGgccccctcccaccccagaaCTACAGCCCACATCAAGAAGCAAATGCAAATGAACACTGAAGCATAGGTTTCCTTCTCATAGTTGCTTTGACTTCCCCAAGCTTTCTGAACATGAGCAGTCAAGCTATACAAACTCAATAGTCATTCTTGCCCCAGCAACAGCAGATCAAGGTCCATTACCTACTAGCCATAAGGCTCTTTTCTGTCTCCCTGTTTGTAAACAGTCCAATCTTCTCTGGGTGTTGCAATCATATTACTAACTACATTTgatagtttaggaaactgaggcaagaatcTGTCAGAGGGACAGTGGTTAACTCTTGGCTCCAAGTTCTAGCTCTAGGACTGTTTCTTAGATTTTTAAGTCAGCAGCTGTCTCTTGCCCCAATAACTCCCCACACCTCAGCCCAGGAAGAGCAAGGAAccacttccctcccctccataGCATGGCtgacttccctttccttcttctgttcTTGGCCAACTTCTTGCTGCTCTGGATTACATGGGAAATGGCATCCCCAGGAAAGCAGCATACAGCTCGGGAATGAGGAGGCCGCTGGGGAGCTAGTACACGGGCTGCCACGGAATCAGCACAAGGTTTACCTCATCATCTATCTTCATCTGGAAAtcttcttcattctcttcttctggagcAAAGAAAGATTTTTCCCCATAGCCAGCATCCTAAAGAGGGAAACAAGGGATGACAAGTCAcccaacaaacaaaacaaatgggaTGAACATCATATTAGGACCTTAGGGGCCAGAGCGAAAGAAATGTCATCAGCAGGAATCCAGGCTCTTAGGACAGGCCAGCTAAGAGGTCAGCTCAAAGTCCACAGTGAACATTCATCACTTTTTAAGTCCAAGTCTCAACTTCAGTTCCTCATAAGTGAAGTCCAACAGGGCAAGGAGCCAGCTCAGGCCCCCTGGTCTTTGCCCATTCTGGAAGGAACAGAACTGGAAACATAGGCTGGCTTTCTCCTCCACACTACACTCACTACACCTGCAGCATTCGGCCTTGCCTGGTTGGATACAGCCCACAAGGGACTTCATTGCTCATATAGCTGCCAATTACCACCCAGATGGAGAAGCAACCCTTTTTTGGAGGAAAGTAATTTTGCCAGTGCCTCAGAATATAGGAAACACCTCATCCATTCAGAATCTTCTGGACAAAAAGCCAGAGAGCATCCTCCATTAAGCCCCTCGAGTTTTCCTCTAAAGCCAAGTTCGGGAAGCACAGCTCAGTGGTGACtatggggaaggagaaggtagGTGAGTTACCTTCAACCGCTGCTCTGCAGCTATCATGCTGTAATAAGCACAGCACTGTTCTGGTGACACCATGGCTCggatctcttcttcagttggtaAACGGAAATCAGTCTTCAGCACCCACCAGTTTGAGTCCATCCCTGAAAAAGACTCAGGAAGTGAAATCCCCACTCTCCCAATACCATGCTCAGCCTCCAGCAGGCCAGCTGGAGGTCCAAAGACCATTCCTCAGAAGGGGACTTCAAGGGAGGTGATGCTGCTGCATGGCTGCCACCATTCTGGCTGACCTGTGCGCTTGAAGTCAGCACAGAGCTTTAGTCTCTTCCGGATGCTGCTctctgagtgagaagggaaggcTTTCTTGATATCCTCCATACGGATCCTCCGTGGACGATCCCTACTCTTCCAAAATAAGCGGTATATGAAAACCTGCCAATCAGAgcacaaacaaatgaatgaactaACGATCTCCATGACAAATCTCCAGGTTCCAGGAGGAAGGTGATAAGTTGACTaggcctctgagctcccttcccttcctgtcccATCCCACCAAATCAGACCTGCAGAAAGTCTCTGATGTGAGTGTTGGCCCGCTTGGAGTTGGGACCAGGAACTTCAAACAAGGGGCACTGCTGACCAACAACAAAGATGTCGACCAGCTCCCGAATATAGTAACCCTGCCGAGTCCGAATAATCAGGAAGTCTGTTTCTGGCATCTTATGAAGATAAATGGGAGCCCGAAAAAGGTTGTTCTCAAATGCCTagcaaaaagaataaaggaaTGAGAAGTGAGATCCAGAAAAGCATTTGATGAGGAGTCTGGCCAGAGAAGAAACTAATCAAATATGTTTGCTTTCTGTTCCATATAATGTCCAAATTGTCTCTAGCACCAATAAAATCCCAGAATTCCAAAAAGAATATAGCATTAAATACAGTTCATACGCAGTAGCCCATCTCAGGAAAGAAACCCACCTTTTAGGGAGACAGATGCAGAGCTAAGTGCCTTTCTCTCACAAGACAAGATATATAGAGATCAATTGTCCCTAGAAGCCTGggatttggggaatggcttttaaaAGCAACTGAAGAGGAAAGCTATTTAGCATATTAGCATGAGGGGAAAAgacacaaaagaggaaataaacaaaaaccagaaaggGGGTGCCATGATCTGAAGAAGATGTTTAATGCTGGAAGTATACACAGAAATGAAGGAAGCAACAGGCTTTGGTGGGGCAGGAAACCAGGAAACGGGCTGAGATGGCAAGATCAAGCTAAAGCAACATTAGAAGGCCTGAGGAACAGAAGAAATGGCAATATGTCACCCAGAGAAGGTGAGTCAAGGCAAGGGTGGGGAGCACAGCAGGACCCTGACTCTGTAATGAACCAAAAGCAATCTCTGGCATTGAAGGCTGTAGATGACACAGCTCAGGCACGCTTGTTGCTCCAAAGTGACCATGACTAATATGGCCAAGTTGCAATTTTTCACATGTGGTGTATGCACTTTGGGGATTAGCGGTGGCAAATTTTTAACTCCAGGTTGACTTGTGTCACCTGGATGTTTTGGAGTTCCCTCTCCTCACCTGGGCTTGGGGAAAAGGAATTCATTTTCATCTTGGCCTAAGAATAAGATATTTAGGAAGAAAAATCCACCTCCCTTTAAAAACAATCATACACTATATTCCAGACACAAAtctaagtttgttttttttattcactCCACTGTTAGCCTCCCATGAAAGTTAGAAACTTAGAGGTTGATTAGATTTGCCTTGATGACACCATTTGGATCCTCTCATGACTGACTaacccccatttatgcttttctttagACTAGACATAatcattggggggggggggggggggggaaggaggagtgaGGATTGGTTTGCAGAgggatgggaaggggaaggaattcCTCACCTGCAAAAGCTGGCCAGGGTGGAGAGAGCCCAGGAAGGGAGATGTGTGGCAATAAACCGTTTCTCCATACTTACAATCAGGGGCTCCAGGGTCCTTCCCAGGTTTCTAGAAGAAGAAAGCAGATGCAGTTAGTATGAGCAAGCACAGACGGCACCCCCCCCACCCTAAGTGAGGAGAGAACCATACTGAGCCCCTCAGGGATATGATGAAGTATACAAAAAACATGATTCTGTTCCCAAAGGAGTTCACAGGCTAAAGGGGGAGAGGATGAACACAAACCTATATTATAATATCATCACCACATGTAATGGCAACACCAGGGAAGTCCCCTAAACAAACTCACCCGTTTATAGTAGTTTTTTATCTTGGTTGCCATGCCGACCTGCATCATTAAGGGACCATTCTCCTCACTATACTCAGCAAGAATCAGATCTCCATCTTTGCCTGTCAAGTCCTGGGGTGTGCGCATAAAAAACATCTCCCCACCACCTGAGGCCTGGCGTTCTTGTTCTCTCATCTACCCAGCACAGAGAAAGCACAGGCCACATCAGAGCACAGCACAGAGCTAAGCCCAAGGCACACTTCATCCAAAGACCACCCCCAGCACCACCCCCACCTGCCCAGAAAGGCTTTACTTTGGCTTTCTTCTTGATGTGTTTTAGCAGAGGCTGGACAGGGTGAGGACCCGGCTGGGACAAGGCCCCAAAGGAGTACTTCTTCAGAGGTGGGCGGTGGAACTGCCGGAGTTTGACGGGGCCCATGTGGGTGGGGAAGAAAGGCTGTCGGAGCTCCACTGCGGGGATCGAATGCTGAAAGAGGCAACACGTAGGCTCTGACTGGAGAAGTGATCCAGCACCAGGTGACAGGCGCCCAGGATCCACCCATTTCTCCCTCGCTCTTACCTGTATAATGTTCCCTCCAAAGGTACCGCGAAGACCCTGCTGCTTGGGGTAATAAAACTCGTCATTGGACAGGTTCCAAGGATCCTTCACTTCCGGCTGGGACATGTTCTGATTACCCATAGCAAATGGACATCACTCAGAGAGCTCCTCAATTGCCCAAAGACCCCCACACCCGAACCCCCAATCTCCCTCAGAGACCTGCTGTGGCTCTTCCTTGATGACTCCTGTTTTCCCCAAGAGGATTCGACTCTTCTTTAAGGAGGATTCCTTCTTATTCTCTTTAGAGGGAGAATTCGATGTcgtctcttccttttcatcaggTATTTCTGACAATCAAACAAAGATGGTTCAGGAACACCATTCAGGAAAATCCATCTCCTTTGCTAAGAGTCCTCTAGTTCTAGTGCAAACCACAAGAAAACACTGAATCGCAGCCCTTCcgtttacagataaagaaacaggttTAGATGAACAGAATGGCTGACCAGTAGCCAGATGGGTTCCCCAGTCTCTAAGGTTTAAGGAAAAGCAGAAACCTCTTTTGGTGTTCCCTAACTAGGCTGGCAAGCAGGGAAGGATTTCGTTCCAGACCATGAAGAACAACCCTCTATATACACCAAATGTTGGTGGAATGATCTTCAAGTCCACTCCAGAAAATCCCTTCCCCATTACCCTTAACCAACCAGATATTttccatgtgtgtatgtttacacAGATacttattttgtgtgtgtttgtatagatATGTGATtttatgtacgtatgtatatacgtgtatagAGATATTTctctacacacatatatcccGCACCCTCCCCCATTACGCTATGGGTCCTTTTTGCCATTGGATCCTACAAGTCAGCTAGGAAGATAGGAAGAACAGCACTGGTCTTGGCCACTGCCATACCCAGTATAAGATTCTCGTCATTTGGATCGAGTGTCAGGACAGGAGGCTCCAGGAGACGAGGCATGGCCAGGGCATCCCAGATGATGTTGTCTTCCCAGCGCCCATACACCAGCTCCTCGTTGTCAATTGGGAAGATGGAATACCAAGGTTTGTCGTCATCCAGACTGGCAGTAAAACCTGTGCAAGATGGGAGAGGGTAAGTGACGAATGGTCCAATGCTCATTCAGTTGTGAATATAAGGGGAAAACTAAAAGAGCCAATAATAGCAGAAATGGTTATCTAGCTCTCTGCCTGAGGAGAAATAAACACATCTCTGATTTGGAGAAAGCagcatttttcactttttatttcccAAAACAGAGTTGATAAACGTTTTAGAAAAGATGTACTATCAAAACAAAGTACTCAGGATTCAGACAGATTTCAACAACTTCAGTAATAACCTTTgagctttgttttgagtgagaaagtAAAGTCCTCACCAGCTGCTTAGTAGAGAAAAGTCATCAAGGGCTAGACCCGGGATCCAATCCCAACACTCCCCTGGCTTCACCACCCCCAAGGTCACAGCTACACCCACCTTGCTGAGCATTGTATGCCATGGCATTCCTGGTCATGCTGGATGGAAGCCAGCCAGCAAGGCTGGCCCGCTGAGGCTTTGTCCCTTTGTGCTTGATGTCTTCTCCATCCCAGATGATGTCATCCTCCCAGTGTAGCTGCGTAACCATCAAGAAGTTCTCATCGGCCAGAAGATCCCTTGCTTCCTCCAATACACCCAAATCCTGCATTAGTAGAGAAGGCATCAGGATGTTGGGACCTGGGGTCTAACGTTTGGACAAAGCAACCACCCTGTCTTTGGCATCCATGCTGTGAGAGCAT is a window from the Notamacropus eugenii isolate mMacEug1 chromosome X, mMacEug1.pri_v2, whole genome shotgun sequence genome containing:
- the TAF1 gene encoding transcription initiation factor TFIID subunit 1 isoform X3 is translated as MSDSDSDEDPAGVGCGVGGGGNCGGGGGNGGGISGCGVSGGGNGGGISGCGNGGGITGCSGGGNGSSSGLFSLAGFLFGNINEAGQLEGDSILDKESKKHLAGLGALGLGNLITEITASEEEVPGTDGAFVDEEGWVKSTEDAVDYSDITEVAEDESRRYHQAMTSLQPSCPSDDDDDDYDADCEDIDSKLMPPPPPPPGPVRKDDGQDLAVCAVSEDGDGIILPSIIASSSSTSEKVDFSSSSDSESEMGLQETRQTESKEGKLTLPLAGIMQRDSTKVLPSVTELFPEFRPGKVLRFLRLFGPGKNVPSVWRSARRKRKKKHRELMQEEPQEGECPGDPELERKSPWAYEFAPPPPPEQCLSDDEITMMAPVESKFSQSAGDIDKVTDSKPKVAEWRYGPARLWYDMLGVPEDGSGFDYGFKLKSAEDEQPTKPGMVEKDLGVLEEARDLLADENFLMVTQLHWEDDIIWDGEDIKHKGTKPQRASLAGWLPSSMTRNAMAYNAQQGFTASLDDDKPWYSIFPIDNEELVYGRWEDNIIWDALAMPRLLEPPVLTLDPNDENLILEIPDEKEETTSNSPSKENKKESSLKKSRILLGKTGVIKEEPQQQGLRGTFGGNIIQHSIPAVELRQPFFPTHMGPVKLRQFHRPPLKKYSFGALSQPGPHPVQPLLKHIKKKAKMREQERQASGGGEMFFMRTPQDLTGKDGDLILAEYSEENGPLMMQVGMATKIKNYYKRKPGKDPGAPDCKYGETVYCHTSPFLGSLHPGQLLQAFENNLFRAPIYLHKMPETDFLIIRTRQGYYIRELVDIFVVGQQCPLFEVPGPNSKRANTHIRDFLQVFIYRLFWKSRDRPRRIRMEDIKKAFPSHSESSIRKRLKLCADFKRTGMDSNWWVLKTDFRLPTEEEIRAMVSPEQCCAYYSMIAAEQRLKDAGYGEKSFFAPEEENEEDFQMKIDDEVRTAPWNTTRAFIAAMKGKCLLEVTGVADPTGCGEGFSYVKIPNKPTQQKDDKEPQPVKKTVTGTDADLRRLSLKNAKQLLRKFGVPEEEIKKLSRWEVIDVVRTMSTEQARSGEGPMSKFARGSRFSVAEHQERYKEECQRIFDLQNKVLSSTEILSTDTDSSSAEDSDFEEMGKNIENMLQNKKTSSQLSREREEQERKELQRMLLGEEGANDKETGKKEKKDKKGLLSSGGSHKDDDTASVTSLNSSATGRCLKIYRTFRDEDGKEYVRCETVRKPAVIDAYVRIRTTKDEEFIRKFALFDEQHREEMRKERRRIQEQLRRLKRNQEKEKLKGPPEKKPKKMKERPDLKLKCGACGAIGHMRTNKFCPLYYQTNAPPSNPVAMTEEQEEELEKTVIPNDNEELIKVEGTKIVLGKQLIERRLQHITNDDCRSRSGVKDLIQEIYGWKRSADEVRRKSLVLKFPKQQLPPKKKRRVGTTVHCDYLNRPHKSIHRRRTDPMVTLSSILESIINDMRDLPNTYPFHTPVNAKVVKDYYKIITRPMDLQTLRENVRKRLYPSREEFREHLELIVKNSATYNGPKHSLTQISQSMLDLCDEKLKEKEDKLARLEKAINPLLDDDDQVAFSFILDNIVTQKMMVVPDSWPFHHPVNKKFVPDYYKVIVNPMDLETIRKNISKHKYQNRDAFLDDVNLILANSIKYNGSDSQYTKTAQEIVNICHQTLAEYDEHLTQLEKDICTAKEAALEEADLESLDPMTPGPYTPQPPDLYDMNTSLSMSRDASVYQDESNMSAMDTPTTTPEKRGVQEEDGDADLADEEEGAAQQPQSSVLYEDLLMSDVEDEEEDAGSDDEGDNPFSSIQLSESGSDSDTESGGMRPKQPHVLQENTRMGMDNDESMMSYEGDPGEASHGMEDSNISYGSYEEPDPKSNTRDNSFSSLGGYDVSEEEEEEEEEQRGGPSVLSHVRLSEDEDDSEDCHSIPGDSDLDSDE